A window of Staphylococcus sp. 17KM0847 contains these coding sequences:
- a CDS encoding SdpA family antimicrobial peptide system protein, with protein sequence MKSSFKIFFIIYFLLFISLFIISFSFSYSKTPIKIPNSLETTISKVFTQGWGFFSKNPKDEKFYAIDLKTGDYVGEWPNMTLGNFYGFKKKGRSQGIELGRLYEKANPANMKKCKNSPKQCLTKMKPINVENDIKEPTILGDVGIIKEEPTPWAWANDYKGSMPSKVMRLKVYEKN encoded by the coding sequence TTGAAAAGTTCATTTAAAATTTTTTTCATTATTTACTTTCTGCTATTTATATCATTATTTATCATATCTTTTTCATTTTCTTACTCTAAAACGCCTATTAAAATCCCCAATTCACTTGAAACTACAATTTCAAAAGTATTCACTCAAGGCTGGGGATTCTTTAGTAAAAATCCAAAAGATGAAAAATTTTATGCTATTGACTTAAAAACAGGGGATTATGTTGGTGAATGGCCTAATATGACATTAGGTAATTTTTATGGTTTTAAAAAAAAGGGTAGATCTCAAGGTATTGAGCTAGGTCGTTTATATGAAAAGGCTAATCCAGCCAATATGAAAAAATGCAAAAATTCCCCCAAACAATGTTTAACTAAAATGAAACCTATAAATGTTGAAAATGACATAAAAGAACCTACAATTTTAGGTGACGTAGGCATAATTAAAGAAGAACCTACACCTTGGGCATGGGCAAATGATTATAAAGGTTCTATGCCTTCAAAAGTTATGAGGTTAAAAGTATATGAAAAAAATTGA
- a CDS encoding YycH family regulatory protein, whose protein sequence is MRIRELIKSIILITLVLSSIVLTVMIWNFSPDLTNIDNSQTKETTKSIGPRFDAEVEQAVTPLQMVHVHNDKIEGTPATSEVTNLTQLFDKQHVKEVVYIENEQALLLRDVSNHFLVLDYPTDIPLSMYLSDVLDVQAKVPSDFTFDRLLYDIDSEDNLVIYALQPDRHRAIQIKTTVKASDVKSRIDRMNSSLEPYTNITTNQDTINKATYVYAQKEPKKLKSYRTIFNHISVEDLNAILFDDTPIVRTTNSGNTIYNNNTGVVNYDANKKTYHYTNLSEDEQSTRDMNISIPRTFDYINKHGGFTDDFRLFNTNSHQGEITYQMFFNGRPIFYPNQLNQIHVIWGERGIFEYSRGLLKTNATISNSEKSKSLPAVESVRSELASNNTLDFGKIEQMIVGYKMISHKGPDEQLEIQENSRFEPRWYIKYAGEWYEYDDGELIEQ, encoded by the coding sequence ATGCGGATTAGAGAACTGATTAAGTCTATTATTCTTATTACGCTTGTATTATCAAGTATTGTTCTTACTGTGATGATTTGGAATTTTTCACCGGATTTGACAAATATTGATAATTCACAAACGAAAGAAACAACAAAATCGATTGGCCCTCGTTTTGATGCAGAGGTTGAGCAAGCAGTCACGCCATTACAGATGGTTCACGTACATAACGATAAGATAGAAGGCACACCCGCGACGTCGGAAGTCACAAATTTAACGCAACTTTTTGATAAACAACATGTTAAAGAAGTCGTTTATATTGAAAATGAACAAGCCCTCTTATTGCGAGACGTGAGCAATCATTTTCTTGTTTTAGACTACCCGACAGACATACCTCTATCTATGTATTTAAGTGATGTCTTAGATGTACAAGCTAAAGTACCGAGTGATTTTACGTTTGACCGTTTACTCTATGATATAGATTCAGAAGATAATTTGGTGATCTATGCATTACAGCCTGATCGACATCGTGCTATTCAGATTAAGACAACAGTGAAAGCCAGTGATGTCAAATCTCGTATTGATCGCATGAATTCATCTTTAGAACCCTATACCAATATAACAACAAACCAAGATACAATTAATAAGGCAACATACGTGTATGCGCAAAAAGAACCTAAAAAACTCAAGTCTTATCGTACGATATTCAATCACATTAGTGTGGAAGATTTGAATGCGATACTCTTTGATGATACGCCGATTGTACGAACAACTAATAGCGGTAACACCATTTACAATAATAATACGGGTGTTGTTAATTATGATGCGAATAAAAAGACGTATCATTATACAAATCTCTCAGAAGATGAACAAAGTACCCGAGATATGAATATCAGTATTCCAAGAACATTTGATTATATTAATAAGCACGGTGGATTTACGGATGACTTTCGATTATTTAATACGAATAGCCATCAAGGGGAAATCACCTACCAAATGTTCTTTAATGGACGCCCAATATTCTACCCCAACCAGCTTAATCAAATTCATGTTATATGGGGAGAGCGTGGTATTTTTGAATATAGTCGTGGTTTATTAAAAACCAATGCAACGATAAGTAATAGTGAAAAATCTAAATCACTTCCAGCTGTTGAAAGTGTCCGATCTGAGTTAGCAAGTAACAACACGCTTGATTTTGGCAAGATTGAACAGATGATTGTAGGCTATAAGATGATTTCACATAAAGGACCAGATGAACAGTTGGAAATTCAAGAAAATAGTCGATTTGAGCCAAGGTGGTATATCAAGTATGCGGGTGAATGGTATGAATATGATGATGGGGAGTTGATTGAGCAGTGA
- a CDS encoding transposase, whose translation MPQETFNQYYNHRGPSSYHLKMMLKILLYSYAHSVFSGRRIEFLLKDSCRMMWLAQGQTPSYRTINRFKVNPHMMAFLHVLYVGLRAQLLEDKLITEDAIYIDSTKIEANANKYTFQ comes from the coding sequence ATTCCTCAAGAAACTTTCAATCAATATTACAATCATAGAGGACCTTCGTCCTACCACCTTAAAATGATGTTAAAAATACTTTTGTATAGCTATGCCCACTCTGTTTTCTCGGGAAGAAGAATTGAATTTCTACTTAAAGATAGTTGTCGAATGATGTGGCTTGCACAAGGTCAAACACCTTCATACAGAACAATCAATCGTTTTAAAGTGAACCCACATATGATGGCGTTCTTACATGTTCTTTATGTTGGTTTAAGAGCACAACTATTAGAAGATAAGCTCATCACAGAAGACGCCATTTATATAGATAGTACAAAGATAGAAGCTAATGCGAATAAGTATACGTTTCAATGA
- the walK gene encoding cell wall metabolism sensor histidine kinase WalK has product MKWLKQFQSLHTKLVIVYVLLIIIGMQIIGLYFTNSLEKEMTETFKTNISQNAKQIELSIEKIYAEDSNATNTQKDIQNLLNEYANRNEMIEIRFIDTDQIIMATSKQANRHLINQKATESSIQKALSLGQANSDTVLKDYGDGKQRVWVKNMPVTTSKGLIGDIYIESNINQVYDQLSDINQIFIVGTAISLIITIILGFFIARTITKPITDMRNQTVEMSKGNYTQRVKIYGNDEIGELALAFNNLSKRVQEAQANTESEKRRLNSVITHMSDGVIATDRRGRVRIINDMALKMLGKPKDDVKGQFIFDVLDLQDEFSLEELNENNDSFLLDINEEDGIIARVNFSTIVQNTGFVTGYIAVLHDVTEQQQIERERREFVANVSHELRTPLTSMNSYIEALEEGAWRDESIAPQFLSVTREETERMIRLVNDLLHLSKMDSETEQITKEIVDFNMFINKIINRHEMSAKDTIFVRDIPKETIFTEVDPDKMTQVFDNVITNAMKYSRGQKRVEFHVKHNAVHHRLTVRIKDNGIGIPINKVDKIFDRFFRVDKARTRKMGGTGLGLAISKEIVEAHQGRIWANSVEGQGTSIFITLPCEAIDDGDWDAD; this is encoded by the coding sequence ATGAAGTGGTTAAAACAATTTCAATCTCTTCACACAAAGTTGGTTATTGTTTATGTATTGCTGATTATTATCGGTATGCAAATCATAGGGCTTTATTTTACGAATAGTTTAGAAAAAGAAATGACAGAAACATTTAAGACCAATATCTCACAGAATGCCAAACAAATTGAGTTGAGTATTGAAAAAATCTATGCGGAAGATAGTAATGCAACGAATACGCAGAAAGATATTCAAAATTTACTAAATGAATATGCGAATCGAAATGAAATGATAGAAATTCGCTTTATTGATACAGATCAAATTATTATGGCGACGTCTAAACAAGCAAATCGTCACTTGATCAATCAAAAAGCGACAGAAAGCTCTATTCAAAAAGCATTATCTTTAGGGCAAGCGAACTCTGATACGGTGTTAAAAGATTATGGTGATGGCAAGCAACGCGTATGGGTGAAAAACATGCCTGTCACAACGAGTAAAGGCTTGATTGGAGATATTTATATTGAATCGAATATTAATCAAGTATATGACCAATTAAGTGATATTAATCAAATTTTCATCGTTGGTACAGCAATTTCTTTAATCATCACAATTATACTAGGTTTTTTTATTGCACGTACAATTACCAAACCGATTACGGACATGCGTAACCAAACGGTTGAGATGTCTAAAGGAAACTATACGCAGCGTGTAAAGATTTATGGTAACGATGAGATTGGTGAATTAGCGTTAGCATTTAATAATTTGTCAAAACGGGTTCAAGAAGCACAGGCGAATACTGAAAGTGAGAAGCGTCGGTTAAACTCGGTGATTACACATATGAGTGATGGCGTTATCGCAACAGATCGTCGCGGACGTGTACGTATTATTAATGATATGGCGTTAAAGATGCTTGGAAAGCCTAAAGACGATGTAAAAGGACAATTTATTTTTGATGTTCTTGATTTGCAGGATGAATTTAGTTTAGAAGAATTAAATGAAAATAATGATAGCTTTTTACTAGATATTAATGAAGAAGATGGTATTATTGCGCGCGTGAACTTTAGTACAATCGTTCAGAATACGGGGTTTGTAACGGGTTATATTGCTGTATTACATGATGTCACAGAGCAACAACAAATTGAGCGTGAACGTCGAGAATTTGTCGCGAACGTCTCACACGAGTTACGTACACCATTAACATCTATGAATAGTTATATTGAGGCATTAGAAGAAGGGGCTTGGCGTGATGAATCTATTGCACCACAGTTTCTATCAGTGACTCGAGAAGAAACGGAGCGCATGATACGTCTTGTAAACGATCTCTTACATTTATCGAAAATGGACAGTGAAACCGAACAGATCACCAAAGAAATTGTAGATTTCAATATGTTTATTAATAAAATCATCAACCGTCATGAAATGTCTGCGAAAGATACAATTTTTGTACGTGATATTCCTAAAGAAACGATATTTACAGAAGTTGATCCTGATAAGATGACGCAAGTATTTGATAATGTGATTACAAATGCAATGAAATACTCAAGAGGTCAGAAAAGAGTAGAGTTTCATGTGAAACACAATGCGGTACATCATAGGTTGACGGTTCGGATTAAAGATAATGGCATAGGTATTCCAATTAATAAGGTAGATAAGATATTTGATCGTTTCTTCCGAGTAGATAAGGCACGCACACGTAAAATGGGTGGAACAGGTCTCGGTTTAGCAATCTCTAAAGAGATTGTTGAGGCACATCAAGGTCGTATATGGGCGAACAGTGTTGAAGGACAAGGTACATCTATTTTTATTACTTTACCATGTGAAGCGATAGATGATGGTGATTGGGATGCGGATTAG
- a CDS encoding sporulation delaying protein family toxin: MKISKRISLIFISLILLATTVLGNLEPNATAKTKEYTGEELFKGIMFGVGGAQKEIPEIWPEEIVQEIDNDEVNERADMVVEEIKKQDNQYFDKLKNTIYSKDHVAFKNHLENVNPLLENALKKVDEKYNKSDDDKVSVRGGTLAIGPVVYVGAAFTTVAAATHVAVATAANVAAAANWVWGPKSKSRSVDSETSDGELNSDEFINIVITGYN; the protein is encoded by the coding sequence ATGAAAATCTCAAAAAGAATTAGTTTAATTTTTATATCTTTAATTTTATTAGCAACTACTGTATTGGGGAACTTGGAACCTAATGCAACTGCTAAAACGAAGGAATATACTGGGGAAGAACTATTTAAAGGAATTATGTTTGGTGTAGGAGGAGCTCAAAAAGAGATTCCTGAGATTTGGCCAGAAGAGATTGTTCAAGAGATTGATAATGATGAAGTAAATGAACGTGCCGATATGGTTGTAGAAGAAATTAAAAAACAAGATAATCAATATTTTGATAAATTAAAAAATACTATATATTCTAAAGACCATGTTGCGTTTAAAAATCACTTAGAAAATGTAAATCCACTTCTTGAAAATGCCTTAAAAAAAGTAGATGAAAAATATAACAAGAGTGATGATGACAAAGTATCTGTTAGAGGTGGAACCTTAGCTATTGGTCCTGTCGTATATGTAGGTGCTGCATTCACTACAGTAGCAGCTGCTACACATGTTGCAGTAGCTACTGCAGCTAATGTCGCCGCTGCAGCTAACTGGGTTTGGGGACCTAAATCTAAAAGTAGAAGTGTTGATTCTGAAACTAGTGATGGAGAATTAAATTCTGACGAATTTATTAATATAGTAATTACTGGATACAATTAA
- a CDS encoding EamA family transporter → MHFKKYLEKYGFIPLTIYTIIAGSLFMFIFLPGSFNELQTANMTSILSVIYLGAFPTVIPYIVLAVNVSPQHSQAIAS, encoded by the coding sequence TTGCATTTCAAAAAATATTTAGAGAAGTATGGTTTTATTCCATTAACGATCTATACAATTATTGCAGGCTCATTATTTATGTTTATATTTTTACCGGGAAGTTTTAATGAATTACAGACGGCAAATATGACATCAATATTATCTGTCATTTATTTAGGTGCATTTCCAACTGTTATACCTTACATTGTCTTAGCAGTGAATGTTTCACCACAACATTCACAGGCAATAGCATCATAG
- the rlmH gene encoding 23S rRNA (pseudouridine(1915)-N(3))-methyltransferase RlmH, translating to MKITIIAVGKLKEKYWKQAIAEYEKRLGAYSKIDMIEVADEKAPETMSDKEIEQVKQKEGQRILSKIKPQSTVITLEIQGKMLSSESLAQEIQQRMTRGTSDFTFVIGGSNGLHQDVLQRSDYALSFSRMTFPHQMMRVILLEQVYRAFKIMRGEAYHK from the coding sequence ATGAAAATTACAATTATTGCAGTTGGAAAATTGAAAGAAAAATATTGGAAACAAGCCATAGCAGAATACGAAAAACGTTTAGGTGCATACAGCAAAATAGATATGATTGAAGTGGCTGATGAAAAAGCACCAGAGACTATGAGTGATAAAGAAATTGAACAAGTGAAACAAAAAGAAGGACAGCGGATTCTCTCAAAAATTAAACCCCAATCTACAGTAATTACATTAGAAATCCAAGGCAAGATGTTAAGTTCAGAAAGTTTAGCACAAGAAATACAACAACGTATGACAAGAGGGACAAGTGATTTCACATTTGTTATAGGAGGATCTAATGGGTTGCATCAAGACGTCTTGCAACGTAGTGACTATGCATTATCTTTTAGTCGGATGACATTTCCACACCAAATGATGCGCGTTATATTGTTGGAGCAAGTGTACCGAGCGTTTAAGATTATGCGTGGGGAAGCATATCATAAATAA
- a CDS encoding MBL fold metallo-hydrolase: MSVLASGSTGNATYIENEKGSLLVDVGLTGKKMEGLFEQIDRKIENVNGILVTHEHSDHIKGLGVIARKYGLPIYANEKTWSCIDKKDSKIPSEQKFIFNPYETKSIAGFDIESFNVSHDAIDPQFYIFHNDYKKLTLITDTGYVSDRMKGMIRGSDAFVFESNHDVDMLRMCRYPWKTKQRILSDMGHVSNEDAAHAMRDVITGQTKRIYLSHLSQDNNMKDLARMSVGQILQEHDIDPVNEVKLCDTDKAQATPIYTV, translated from the coding sequence ATGAGTGTACTCGCAAGTGGCAGTACAGGTAACGCAACATATATAGAAAATGAAAAAGGCAGTTTATTGGTAGACGTTGGATTAACTGGTAAAAAGATGGAAGGTTTATTTGAACAAATCGATCGAAAAATTGAAAATGTGAACGGTATTCTTGTGACGCATGAACACAGTGATCACATTAAAGGATTGGGTGTTATTGCACGTAAATATGGCTTGCCCATTTACGCTAATGAGAAAACATGGTCGTGTATCGATAAAAAGGACAGTAAAATACCATCAGAACAAAAATTTATCTTTAATCCATATGAAACAAAATCAATTGCAGGTTTTGATATCGAATCATTTAACGTGTCTCATGATGCCATAGATCCACAATTTTATATTTTTCATAATGATTATAAAAAATTGACATTAATTACCGACACGGGCTATGTATCAGATCGCATGAAAGGCATGATTCGAGGAAGTGATGCTTTTGTCTTTGAAAGCAATCACGATGTGGATATGTTACGGATGTGTCGCTACCCTTGGAAAACGAAACAGCGCATTTTGAGTGATATGGGTCATGTTTCTAATGAAGACGCTGCGCATGCCATGCGAGACGTGATTACAGGTCAAACGAAGCGTATTTATTTATCACATTTGTCACAAGACAATAATATGAAAGACCTAGCCCGAATGAGTGTAGGACAAATCTTACAGGAACATGATATTGATCCAGTCAATGAAGTAAAGTTATGTGATACAGATAAAGCACAAGCAACCCCTATATATACAGTGTAA
- the yycF gene encoding response regulator YycF, with protein MAKKVVVVDDEKPIADILEFNLKKEGYDVFVAYDGNDAVELIYTQEPDIVLLDIMLPGQDGMEVCREVRKKFDMPIIMLTAKDSEIDKVLGLELGADDYVTKPFSTRELIARVKANLRRHHVQPTPDNNQQANEIEIKDIVVYPDAYSIKKRGVAIDLTHREFELFHYLSKHMGQVMTREHLLQTVWGYDYFGDVRTVDVTIRRLREKIEDDPSHPDYIVTRRGVGYFLQNHE; from the coding sequence ATGGCGAAAAAAGTAGTCGTAGTAGATGATGAAAAACCGATTGCAGATATACTTGAATTTAACTTAAAAAAAGAAGGATATGATGTTTTTGTTGCATATGATGGTAATGATGCAGTAGAGCTCATTTATACACAAGAGCCAGATATTGTATTGCTTGATATTATGCTCCCGGGACAAGACGGTATGGAAGTCTGCCGTGAAGTGCGCAAAAAATTTGATATGCCCATTATTATGTTAACAGCAAAAGACTCAGAAATTGATAAAGTGCTCGGTTTAGAACTCGGTGCAGATGACTATGTAACGAAACCGTTTAGTACACGTGAATTAATTGCCCGTGTAAAAGCAAACTTACGTCGTCATCATGTCCAACCTACTCCTGATAATAACCAGCAAGCAAATGAAATAGAGATTAAAGATATTGTTGTTTATCCAGATGCATACTCTATTAAAAAACGTGGTGTTGCAATTGATTTGACGCATCGTGAATTTGAACTTTTCCATTATTTATCGAAACACATGGGTCAAGTGATGACACGTGAACATTTGCTTCAAACCGTGTGGGGATATGATTACTTTGGTGATGTACGTACAGTAGATGTAACCATTCGCCGTTTGCGTGAAAAAATTGAAGATGATCCCTCACATCCAGATTATATTGTGACACGTCGTGGTGTAGGATATTTCCTTCAAAACCATGAATAG
- a CDS encoding two-component system regulatory protein YycI has translation MNWKRAKTLFISVFLLINICLVLVYIEKYNKSQINQTVNDDSVDFQQENIRTPKNIPDVSKVKMRLITARSKDFESELEKQNDISVSSDGYTLTREMDETVDVKRDPISHLKPYINHNVYKGNEYQYYDTQGDEIRYEQTFEGFPIMNNQRATLTFISKDDKVESYNQSAMQDIRPSKGANNHFHKVISAHDALEALYYNQYLKSGQEVTHLRLGYYTVVKETNVQVLQANWEVRVKDGKQSKTYYVEAVSTNPQIIEQ, from the coding sequence GTGAATTGGAAACGTGCAAAAACACTTTTCATTAGTGTATTCTTACTGATTAATATTTGTCTCGTACTTGTATATATAGAAAAATATAATAAATCTCAAATCAATCAAACAGTTAATGACGACAGTGTCGATTTTCAACAAGAGAATATAAGGACGCCTAAAAATATACCTGATGTAAGTAAAGTCAAGATGCGACTGATTACGGCACGATCAAAAGATTTTGAGTCGGAGTTAGAAAAGCAAAATGATATAAGTGTAAGTAGTGACGGTTATACGTTAACACGGGAAATGGATGAGACCGTTGATGTCAAACGAGATCCTATTTCACACCTTAAGCCCTATATTAATCATAATGTTTATAAAGGAAATGAATATCAATATTATGATACACAGGGTGATGAAATACGATATGAACAAACGTTTGAAGGCTTTCCGATTATGAATAACCAGCGTGCAACTTTAACGTTTATATCAAAAGATGACAAGGTGGAAAGTTATAATCAGTCAGCTATGCAAGACATACGACCGTCTAAAGGTGCGAATAATCATTTTCATAAAGTGATCAGTGCACATGACGCTTTAGAAGCATTGTATTATAATCAATATTTGAAGTCAGGACAAGAAGTTACACATCTGAGATTAGGGTATTATACTGTAGTTAAGGAAACGAATGTACAAGTCCTTCAAGCAAACTGGGAAGTGCGAGTGAAAGACGGAAAGCAGTCTAAAACGTATTATGTAGAAGCAGTATCTACCAATCCACAAATCATTGAACAATAG
- a CDS encoding sporulation-delaying protein SdpB family protein: protein MKKIEESIMNFNCLTNVYGLARSLIALSTLLTLLFNPVHNLFLPMSGIDQYPSGNGLFSLFNLVPANYFYLSIVKWFFLILLLLIIIGWRPRFTGIIHWYISYSFYTAAATLDGGDQVAVALTFLMIPITLVDSRKWHWSSINFKNDFSRIVAIVPYYMIRLQVAIIYLHSFLAKVTREEWINGTAVYYYLQDPLFGLNNFFLTLVNPILNSWLVVIPTWGTLIVQLVLFGALFAPKNHWKNYFIVGIFMHEIFALMLGLFSFSIAMAGALVLYLVPINEKLNILGGKNENLKKN, encoded by the coding sequence ATGAAAAAAATTGAAGAAAGTATCATGAATTTTAACTGTCTTACTAATGTTTATGGGTTAGCAAGAAGTCTAATAGCTTTAAGTACATTACTTACATTATTATTCAATCCAGTCCACAATTTATTTTTACCCATGTCAGGTATTGATCAATATCCTTCTGGTAACGGATTATTTAGTTTATTTAATTTAGTGCCTGCTAATTATTTTTATTTATCAATAGTTAAATGGTTCTTTTTAATATTGCTATTATTAATTATTATTGGGTGGAGACCTAGATTTACAGGGATTATTCATTGGTATATTTCGTATAGCTTCTACACAGCAGCAGCAACACTTGATGGTGGCGATCAAGTAGCCGTAGCCCTAACTTTTTTAATGATTCCTATAACATTAGTTGATAGTAGAAAATGGCACTGGAGTAGCATTAATTTTAAAAATGATTTTTCAAGAATAGTAGCTATAGTCCCTTATTATATGATTAGACTTCAAGTTGCAATTATATATTTACATTCCTTTCTAGCAAAAGTTACGAGAGAAGAATGGATTAATGGTACAGCTGTTTATTATTATTTACAAGATCCTTTATTTGGATTGAATAACTTCTTTTTGACCTTGGTTAATCCTATTCTGAATTCATGGCTAGTAGTTATACCAACCTGGGGAACATTAATTGTACAATTAGTTTTATTTGGAGCTTTATTTGCCCCTAAAAATCATTGGAAAAACTATTTTATTGTAGGTATATTTATGCATGAAATATTCGCATTAATGTTAGGCCTATTTAGTTTTTCTATAGCTATGGCAGGGGCCTTGGTTTTATATTTAGTCCCCATTAATGAAAAATTAAATATTTTAGGAGGAAAAAATGAAAATCTCAAAAAGAATTAG
- a CDS encoding transposase, with translation MYEQLITEEIIPEIKRGSSDDLTQEELNRIEMYLDDKNDALTSEIETSQDVETRKTLRKQRSEVRKHKKAFKDFKERKIKYEKQMEIYGDRKSYSKTDHDATFMRMKEDHMRNGQLKPGYNLQIPTNNQFVLAYGVYSNPGDTRTLEPFLKSIEELYGDIPEYIVADAGYGSEHNYTMRKMTTTHVRIRRNYISEVIVKEETKLTDKKQNNTNKKE, from the coding sequence ATGTATGAACAGTTAATCACAGAAGAAATTATTCCTGAAATTAAACGAGGGTCTTCAGATGACTTAACTCAAGAAGAATTAAATCGTATAGAGATGTATTTAGATGACAAAAATGACGCACTCACTTCTGAAATTGAAACATCCCAAGATGTTGAAACAAGAAAAACACTTAGAAAACAAAGAAGCGAAGTGAGAAAACATAAAAAAGCATTCAAAGATTTTAAAGAACGCAAAATCAAATACGAGAAACAAATGGAAATTTATGGTGACAGAAAAAGCTACTCTAAGACAGACCATGATGCGACATTTATGAGAATGAAAGAGGATCATATGAGAAATGGGCAATTGAAACCCGGCTATAACCTGCAGATACCGACAAATAATCAATTCGTTTTGGCATATGGCGTTTATAGTAACCCTGGCGATACACGGACACTTGAACCGTTCTTAAAATCAATTGAAGAATTATATGGTGACATTCCGGAGTATATTGTGGCAGATGCAGGCTATGGTAGTGAACATAATTATACAATGAGAAAGATGACTACTACACATGTCCGAATAAGAAGGAATTACATTTCCGAAGTTATAGTAAAAGAAGAGACTAAATTAACTGACAAAAAGCAAAACAACACGAATAAAAAAGAATAA
- a CDS encoding YitT family protein, whose protein sequence is MEIEQEQTVAYKREKPRRASYFIKRFFFITLGAVLMGVALELFLVPNHLLDGGIVGISIILSHLTSFKLGLFIFVLNLPFFFLGYKQIGKTFAISTIYAITVLSISTILLHPIDPVIDDKFLVTIFGGAILGIGVGIVLRYGGSLDGTEILSILVQNKVPFSVGEIVMIINFFIFGVAGFVFTWENALFSVVAYFIASKMIDTVLLGFDESKSVWVISDAYKDIGEAINSRLGRGVTYLKGEGAYTGEDKRVIFCVITRLEEAKLKDIVMEIDNSAFLSIGNVSEVRGGNHKKRDIH, encoded by the coding sequence ATGGAAATAGAACAAGAACAAACCGTTGCTTATAAAAGAGAAAAGCCACGACGTGCCAGCTACTTTATTAAAAGATTTTTCTTTATTACCTTAGGTGCTGTGCTTATGGGTGTTGCTTTAGAACTCTTTCTTGTACCTAATCATTTACTTGACGGTGGTATTGTGGGTATCTCGATTATCCTATCTCATTTAACCAGTTTTAAACTTGGTCTATTCATCTTCGTATTGAATTTACCTTTTTTCTTTCTTGGCTATAAACAAATAGGAAAGACCTTTGCTATTTCAACCATTTATGCTATCACAGTGTTGTCTATCTCTACCATACTCCTACATCCCATTGATCCAGTCATTGACGATAAGTTTTTAGTCACTATTTTTGGTGGTGCAATTCTTGGTATTGGTGTAGGTATCGTACTGAGATACGGTGGATCTTTAGATGGTACAGAAATCCTCTCTATACTCGTTCAAAACAAAGTTCCTTTTTCAGTAGGCGAGATTGTGATGATTATCAATTTCTTCATTTTTGGAGTAGCAGGATTCGTATTTACATGGGAGAACGCATTATTTAGTGTTGTCGCATACTTTATTGCTTCTAAAATGATTGATACAGTACTTCTTGGTTTTGATGAGTCTAAATCTGTATGGGTTATTAGTGATGCCTATAAAGATATTGGTGAAGCTATTAATTCCCGTCTTGGTCGAGGTGTTACATACCTTAAAGGAGAAGGAGCTTATACAGGCGAGGATAAACGTGTGATTTTCTGTGTAATTACACGACTAGAAGAAGCAAAACTTAAAGATATCGTCATGGAAATTGACAATAGTGCCTTTCTTTCTATTGGTAATGTATCTGAAGTTCGTGGCGGTAACCATAAAAAACGAGATATCCATTAA